A genomic region of Anaerolineales bacterium contains the following coding sequences:
- a CDS encoding 2-oxo acid dehydrogenase subunit E2: protein MAKEVIMPVFGFNQESSQIVSWLVQDGQAVEQGDPIAEVTTDKINMEIEAPASGVFRALGYAAGETVPVTTVIAYILAPGEKAPAAPAKAPVSPAAVVQAAEVPAPRPAPGIEQPQQAPPAALPAYAPPAAEGRVAAVSDLAAKVASEHGIDLAAVRGSGVGGRITRKDVEQYLGAAQPPASASDAKVRATPAARQAARQGNIALHAVRGSGPRGRVQAADVAAAPRAVQAAPGAQTHQPGGVQHIPLSQMRRTIAANLQRSAQEAPHIYFQVDVDISALNDMVAVANRQAASGSPKVTLTAVLAKAVAWALTRHPRLNSHLAAQEILQYADIHLGLAVALEDGLIVPVIHQAQSKSISTLASEVNDLAQRARSGKLKPADLQGATFTISNLGMFRVDRFTAIINPPQVGILAVGRASQRVLPDASGQPQVRPVATLTLSVDHRVIDGAVAAAFLDELSTVCERPHLMVL from the coding sequence GCAGTGGAGCAAGGCGACCCAATCGCTGAGGTCACCACGGATAAGATCAACATGGAGATCGAGGCCCCGGCCAGCGGCGTGTTCCGCGCGCTGGGCTACGCCGCTGGCGAAACCGTGCCAGTCACCACGGTGATCGCCTACATCCTGGCGCCCGGCGAAAAAGCACCGGCGGCGCCCGCCAAAGCGCCCGTCAGCCCTGCAGCGGTCGTGCAGGCTGCTGAAGTGCCAGCGCCGCGCCCCGCACCAGGTATCGAGCAGCCCCAACAAGCGCCCCCAGCGGCCCTGCCGGCCTATGCGCCGCCGGCCGCAGAGGGGCGCGTGGCCGCCGTGTCGGACCTGGCGGCCAAAGTAGCCAGCGAGCACGGTATCGACTTGGCGGCGGTGCGCGGCAGCGGAGTGGGTGGGCGCATAACCCGCAAGGATGTGGAGCAATACCTTGGTGCTGCGCAGCCCCCGGCTAGTGCCTCTGATGCCAAGGTGCGTGCCACGCCCGCGGCACGCCAAGCGGCACGCCAGGGGAACATTGCCTTGCACGCCGTACGCGGCAGTGGCCCACGCGGGCGCGTGCAGGCGGCCGATGTGGCCGCCGCGCCTCGCGCGGTACAGGCGGCTCCAGGCGCGCAAACCCACCAGCCAGGGGGCGTGCAGCACATCCCGCTTAGCCAGATGCGCCGCACGATTGCGGCCAACTTACAGCGTAGCGCACAGGAAGCGCCACACATTTATTTTCAGGTGGATGTGGACATCAGCGCGCTCAACGATATGGTGGCGGTGGCCAACCGCCAGGCGGCCAGCGGCAGCCCGAAAGTGACCCTGACCGCCGTGCTGGCCAAGGCCGTGGCCTGGGCGCTCACGCGCCATCCCCGGCTCAATAGCCACCTCGCCGCGCAGGAGATCTTGCAGTACGCCGATATTCACCTCGGTCTGGCGGTGGCGCTGGAGGATGGCCTGATCGTGCCGGTCATTCATCAGGCGCAGAGCAAAAGCATCAGCACCCTGGCCAGCGAAGTGAATGACTTGGCGCAGCGCGCTCGCAGTGGTAAGCTCAAGCCCGCAGATTTGCAAGGCGCAACCTTTACCATCTCCAACCTCGGCATGTTCCGCGTCGATCGCTTCACCGCCATCATCAACCCGCCCCAGGTAGGCATTCTGGCGGTGGGGCGGGCCAGCCAGCGGGTCCTGCCGGATGCAAGCGGACAGCCGCAGGTGCGGCCCGTTGCCACGCTGACCCTCTCGGTGGACCATCGCGTGATTGATGGCGCCGTAGCCGCGGCCTTCCTCGATGAGCTCAGCACAGTTTGTGAACGGCCGCATTTGATGGTACTGTAA
- the ptsP gene encoding phosphoenolpyruvate--protein phosphotransferase, with translation METMLDNLAIKGVPAASGIAIGRPWVYQPHAARVERRSISDVAAELARLAAAKQTAKQQLAELQQKTLAEIGEQEAAIFEAHQMFLEDPELDKAIHQRIESQQICAEAAVEDAIEHAAAELAALEDEYFQARAVDLRDVGRRLIQLLLGVDTQLKGFPDEPVIVFAEDLTPSDTVQFDRSRLLALVTIQGGPTSHTAILANSMGIPAVVSAPLELAQAKAAALAIVDGRNGEVIFAPSEAKLAEMHSQQAAWLAQRAAAQTRSHEAAITTDGHQVEVVANIGNVQDAQQGLEYGAEGVGLFRTEFLFLDRHSMPTEDEQTAAYGAIFEVLRGKPVVVRTLDIGGDKSVDYLGFKTEANPFLGWRAIRMMSERPDLLLSQFRALLRAGVDTDLRIMVPMVSRLTEVEQARGLLRVAQEELASEGTPFCQTLQFGIMIEVPSAVLVAEHIAPLVDFFSIGTNDLTQYTMAVDRTNERVVNIASPFHPSVLRLIKLTIDAAHAQGKWVGVCGEFAGNPLAVPLLLGMGLDEFSMSPVSVPVVKDLIRRFSLEEAQDIASRALRLPKSEAVQTYLQSVVSAKQ, from the coding sequence ATGGAAACCATGCTGGACAATCTGGCCATCAAGGGGGTGCCTGCTGCTTCAGGTATTGCAATAGGGAGACCGTGGGTGTACCAACCCCACGCGGCGCGCGTGGAGCGGCGCAGCATCAGTGATGTAGCGGCTGAGTTGGCGCGGCTGGCGGCGGCCAAGCAGACCGCCAAACAGCAACTGGCTGAACTGCAGCAAAAAACGCTGGCTGAGATCGGCGAGCAGGAAGCGGCGATCTTTGAAGCGCACCAAATGTTTCTGGAAGACCCCGAGCTGGATAAAGCCATTCACCAGCGCATCGAAAGCCAGCAGATCTGCGCTGAGGCCGCGGTGGAGGATGCGATCGAGCATGCTGCGGCAGAACTGGCCGCCTTGGAAGACGAATACTTCCAGGCGCGCGCCGTGGACCTGCGTGATGTTGGCCGCCGCTTGATCCAATTGCTCCTCGGCGTAGATACGCAGCTCAAAGGGTTCCCGGATGAGCCCGTGATCGTTTTCGCCGAGGATCTGACCCCTTCCGATACCGTGCAATTTGACCGCAGCCGTTTGCTGGCTCTGGTCACCATTCAGGGCGGGCCAACCTCGCACACCGCCATCCTGGCCAATAGCATGGGCATTCCTGCGGTGGTCAGTGCCCCCTTGGAGCTGGCTCAGGCCAAAGCCGCCGCGCTGGCCATCGTGGATGGGCGCAATGGCGAAGTGATCTTTGCCCCCAGCGAAGCCAAACTGGCTGAGATGCACAGCCAGCAGGCCGCCTGGCTGGCCCAGCGCGCCGCCGCACAAACCCGCAGCCACGAGGCCGCCATCACCACCGATGGTCACCAGGTGGAAGTGGTAGCCAATATCGGCAATGTGCAAGATGCGCAGCAAGGCTTGGAGTACGGCGCGGAGGGCGTGGGCCTGTTTCGCACCGAATTCCTGTTCCTTGACCGCCATAGTATGCCCACAGAAGATGAGCAGACGGCCGCCTATGGCGCGATCTTTGAGGTACTGCGCGGCAAGCCGGTGGTAGTGCGCACGCTGGATATCGGCGGCGATAAATCGGTTGATTATTTGGGCTTCAAAACTGAAGCCAATCCCTTCTTGGGCTGGCGTGCCATCCGCATGATGAGTGAGCGCCCGGATCTGCTACTTTCCCAGTTCCGCGCCCTGTTGCGCGCCGGCGTGGATACGGATCTGCGCATCATGGTGCCGATGGTCTCGCGCCTCACCGAGGTGGAGCAGGCGCGCGGCTTGTTACGCGTCGCCCAAGAGGAGCTGGCCAGCGAAGGTACCCCGTTCTGCCAGACGCTGCAGTTTGGCATCATGATCGAAGTACCCTCGGCAGTACTGGTGGCCGAGCACATTGCCCCACTGGTTGATTTCTTCAGTATCGGCACGAATGACCTGACCCAGTACACCATGGCGGTGGACCGTACCAACGAGCGTGTGGTCAACATTGCCAGCCCCTTTCACCCCAGCGTGCTGCGTTTGATCAAGCTCACCATCGATGCCGCGCATGCGCAGGGCAAATGGGTGGGGGTGTGCGGCGAATTCGCCGGCAACCCGCTGGCCGTGCCGTTGTTGCTGGGCATGGGGCTGGACGAGTTCAGTATGTCGCCGGTGAGCGTGCCGGTGGTCAAAGATTTGATCCGGCGCTTCTCGTTGGAGGAAGCACAGGATATTGCCAGCCGGGCCTTGCGCCTGCCCAAGAGTGAGGCGGTGCAGACCTACTTGCAATCCGTGGTGAGTGCCAAACAATAA
- a CDS encoding inositol monophosphatase produces MAADLDQQVMEDYLEFAIGAAREAGALLLEGFDKQNKVMHKSSAVDWVTEYDRASEQLVVARITAAYPTHGLVGEEGSRREGQDGYTWYIDPLDGTTNYAHHFPMFAVSIALYQGQTPLVGVVYDPLRDELFSALRGQGAYLTRGSERKPLQVTQAQVLATSLLATGFPYDSHTSSHNNVTEVGAFVRRAQGLRRAGSAALDMCYVAAGRLDGYWEFKLFAWDMAAARLVVEEAGGRFTQPDGAPIEMVEKMAACVSNAHIHAEMLAVLAEAAQQRGAE; encoded by the coding sequence GTGGCTGCAGATCTTGATCAGCAAGTGATGGAAGACTATCTCGAGTTTGCGATAGGCGCCGCCCGCGAGGCTGGCGCCCTGTTGCTCGAAGGCTTTGATAAGCAAAACAAAGTAATGCACAAGAGTTCAGCGGTGGATTGGGTCACCGAGTACGACCGCGCCTCTGAGCAACTGGTGGTGGCGCGCATCACGGCCGCATACCCTACCCACGGCCTGGTGGGCGAAGAGGGTAGCCGCCGTGAGGGGCAAGACGGCTACACCTGGTACATCGATCCGCTGGATGGCACCACCAACTATGCCCATCATTTTCCGATGTTTGCTGTGTCGATCGCGCTGTATCAGGGGCAAACGCCGCTGGTAGGCGTGGTGTATGACCCGCTGCGTGACGAGCTGTTCAGTGCACTGCGCGGGCAGGGCGCCTACCTAACGCGGGGCAGCGAACGCAAGCCGTTGCAGGTGACCCAGGCGCAGGTGCTGGCTACCAGCTTGCTGGCTACCGGCTTCCCGTATGATTCGCATACCAGCAGCCACAACAACGTCACCGAGGTGGGGGCGTTCGTGCGCCGGGCGCAAGGCTTGCGCCGGGCGGGTTCAGCCGCCCTGGATATGTGCTATGTGGCCGCCGGGCGCCTGGATGGCTATTGGGAGTTCAAGCTGTTCGCCTGGGATATGGCCGCGGCACGCCTGGTGGTGGAGGAAGCCGGCGGGCGCTTCACCCAGCCGGATGGCGCGCCGATCGAGATGGTGGAGAAAATGGCCGCCTGCGTGAGCAACGCTCACATTCATGCTGAGATGCTGGCGGTGCTGGCCGAAGCGGCCCAGCAGCGCGGCGCAGAGTAG
- a CDS encoding DUF2089 domain-containing protein, which yields MHSAPHVCPVCQGELVLTRLVCRDCETAIEGRFEAGPFSRLSPEQLHFVEAFVRNEGKITRMEDEFKLSYPTIRSRLHEVIRALGYEPGKDSAVPLTEEERRRILEDLDSGKITSEEAMRMLE from the coding sequence ATGCATAGCGCACCGCACGTCTGCCCGGTTTGCCAAGGTGAGCTGGTCCTCACCCGCCTGGTATGCCGCGATTGTGAAACCGCCATTGAGGGCCGCTTTGAGGCCGGCCCATTTTCCCGGCTCAGCCCCGAGCAATTGCATTTTGTAGAAGCCTTTGTGCGCAATGAGGGCAAGATTACGCGCATGGAGGATGAGTTCAAGCTCTCTTACCCCACCATCCGTAGCCGTTTGCATGAAGTCATCCGCGCCCTGGGATATGAGCCCGGTAAAGACAGCGCGGTTCCACTGACGGAAGAAGAGCGCCGCAGGATACTGGAAGATCTGGATAGTGGCAAGATCACTTCCGAAGAAGCGATGCGCATGTTGGAATAG